The Juglans regia cultivar Chandler chromosome 11, Walnut 2.0, whole genome shotgun sequence genome contains the following window.
taattaattgttgttTTGTGAGAAGCTGGTCAatttgctgatcatgaggtgcAGATCATGCACAAATGgggttattatatataagaaaatttgtGACTTTAAGAACATTACATTAGTGTACAATCTAGAGGGCACACATGATTTAAAAACTACACATATAATTGATTTATGGTCCAGATGATTACGCAATATTACTAGGCCTGTTACAGGACAATGATCATACGAGATTCTCCAacatttatttatcatttttgaatAATCTACATGAAGAATGTCAATAGATTCTGTAAGATCGATCATCAACTTCATTCCtctatttttctgagttgaggcCCTCAAATTCTTATACATGCAGATgttgtttttctaaataattagtgactatatattaattaaaagtttaatttgtggtattaatGTGGCCCTTGTTGGCATCAAGTATCATGATTATGCGTTAATCATGATCATATAATTGTTTACTAAAAATCTGGTAAAAATTGATTGACCTGCATGCAACCCACCTTGCAAGttgcattaacatatataaaagcTATGTCCACGATTTggataagatatatattattggttATGTTAATAAATGCAAGCTATCTTATGATGTTCAACTACTTACCTAGGGCAAGATGTGAACATTGATGGAGAAAATCCCACATACACCGGCCTCTATGAATATTCGAGAGTACGTACAATACCTATTAGTAGAGAAGGGAGCTCATTCAACCAAGTTATAAAGGAACAACCTTAATTTTTCGAAGAGCGTTTAGATGTAGTAAATCGAAACTATCAGCTTATAATAAAAGgaattttacaaattgattattaaattaattttgtatgttATATGTATCTctcttaaaattgtaaaaaataatttgtatgtatgttatatgtatctctcttttaaatttgtatgttatatgtaTCTctcttaaaattgtaaaaaataatttaatcgCGCGTGTAACCCTAACTGATATGTTTTTCAAAACTCTGAAATCGCTAATATGTAAGTGCTCATAGTCATAGATcttagaataaaaaagaaagacaacTATATATGAAACATCCTTGATGAATGATGCAACTTTACTACAGCTAGCTCACATGACTCATGTACACCTTCCCTTCATGTCATATAATTGAGATTCCCCCACAACCAAACTTGCCCATCATTTAATAACAAGCTTAAACACCACCATGCCAGTTGATCACCTCCATCAAGCATGCATGTCCATACAGAAGAACATGACCTTTATTTCCATCATTaatactttcaaaaaaaaaaaaaaacttttaattaatgTTGCATGCATGTTCCATGATACTTTTCCACTCTCTCTATCTCAATTATGGTCCTTGCCAACATCATTGAGGAGGGTGACATAGATATTGTTAGGATCTTCCTAAGTCTGAACAGCACCCACAACTCACAAAGCAATTTAGGGTCGGTTTGAATTccgagatgagataattttagatgaaaaattaaaaaaaaaaattattttataatattattattattttaaaatttaaaaaaattaaattatttattatattttatataaaaatcaaataaaataaaatattttgccaGGACAATAAGTGCCAGCTCCTGAGACCAAACCCGATCTATTTGGCATCTTCCTAATTCACACATAAAATCCAGCTTGACCCACATATTAAATCAACCAGAAatgacaaatatatttttacctaATTCGTATTATTAAAGACAAAAGTTTCTAGTGGATaccatttttgtcatttttctttttttctctaatgTCTGGTTAGCTTTCATGCAGGCAGGCTAGTGAAAGTACCAAACTATCCCATTGGATCAGGATTACACTAGCTAGTCACCTCAGTTACATTTGAAGTGATTTTCTTCCCGGCCGTAcataattagtatataaaagTCACGTCAATCGACGTTATTGATCAAGATGACcaataaaaagtaaaactaaTCTAAAAGTCGTAATCATATCTTGAGACCCTCATGCTTAATgcaatattcattatttttcacaacacattatataattatattttaaaataaactttacaaaatacctttattttaaaatatataatgtatgagTATCATTACTCTACAAATAAACCTAAACCAGTACTGAAGTTATATCTCCATCGCATGTCAATTCAATCAGGATATTCTAACCTTTGTTGGTCAATAAGGTAGAAAATGGACCACTTTctaacaaaaactattttcaaacgtctcattttttctatttttctctcgATGGGAAGATATTACTAAGACCTCTCTCACCCAATTAATCCAAATATGATATCTACTGAATTCCCACGGAACGTTCCACTTCTGAATTTGGAATTTTAAGTTGAACCCAAaagataaatatgatatttacattctTAAAGTGTATAAGTTTCTtgtattctctttaaaaaaagtatataattataagatccgcataaaaaaaattattttttaatcataaaccTCACCttttattaagtaaaatgaTGTActtataaccttttttttttttacaattttttataaaatcatgttttaaatcagatatatttttgtaaaataacttataaaagttttacttaaaaataaaaaaaaccttataaaagtaacatcagtTTACACAAATAGAATGCGTAGATCTTCGATAAACTGAATCTACCATCACTGCCCAATTGggatcaaaaaaattttttttttcctttcaaaaaaaaaaaactacatttcCAACAAGACAATACTACAGCTCCCAATGGGAGCTCCCGCTAGAGCTCTAACATGTGTTTTCAtgtgttttctctttttaagttattttttatatagatttttttaacactttttaatatttataaaaaataaaataaatttagaacattattaaaaacacttctataattagaaagtaaaacaaaaaaattattaaaaattacttccttaatcacgaaatatatttttttattttatttcgtgattaagaaaatattttttaataatattataaattttctttattttttcaaaatatttaaaattgttaaaaaagtttatataaaaaaaaactaaagaaaatacataataaaacacATATTAAAGGCCAGCAGGATTATTCTTTCCAACAGCACAAGGATATGAAAAATTGACGTGCAGTGTATGTGGGGGGGTCATTATTAAGGAATTATTATGCAACTTGTCAGAATGAGAAACACAGGTAATGAACACCCATTGTTGACCAAGCTGTTGGGGTCCATTCAAAAGGTGAGAATTGAGAACTAGGAGCCCCCACCAACTCACCCCCTGGATTTCATGAGGCCTGGCAAGatccttttatctttttttcttgacaAGCTGCTGGTGAGTGAGGTTGAggtggaaaggaaaagaaagggcCACCAGTGAGTGGTGCATAGGAGTTGGATACGCCGTGTTTCCAGCGTCGTGGCTTTCCAAACAAGGATCCTACCTGCATGAATGACTGACTTCAAAGAGTTTTTGGGTCttcttgattattttaataCGTATATgcgtttattatttattctccAGTTTCTTTCAATGGTTTATTATCTAAATCCAAACCCAAACTCTGTGCAATCAACGCCCACAGAAAATACCCCATTTATCTATTTGGAGCAGTTGGCAATACGCCATTTTAGCACGCTCCCGGTGTCCCACCTCACACAAATTCAACCTCATATTCAACCCCCTAGTTGACTGCCAAGTGTCACCAACCCATTTCCAAGAGGACTGTCTTCTTACTCTTCCTGACCTCCAAAGAAACCAAGAAAGCTAGCCTCTGATCAACCAACCCATCTTTGGTGCCTGGCCTATTTATTTACCTACAAAAGGTTAACTCTGAACAAATACAAACCATAGACAGAGTTGTTGAGCACAAACTCTGCCAAAGACTGCAACTTTTTAGCATTTTTTCCTCTCCCTACAgcccccacttttttttttttttttgttatactCCCATTAGTCTCCAATGCTTAAACTCCTCAATGGCAAGTTCCGCCGCCTCTTCTGTCGCCTCCGCTGGCCCGTTCTCCGCCGGTCCAAGCCCAAAATTCAGGTCAAAAAGTTCGGGAAAACGAATTCCAAAGCTCAACACGATGCAAAACAAGAACCGAGCGTTAATGGGTCGGCAGCGGTTCATCCTAATGGAGAATTGGGTGGTCTAAAATCCGAGAAACGGATACGGATAGCCACTTTTAATGCTGCCCTGTTCTCCATGGCACCTGCAGTTCCTGAGACCGAGAAGACCGCAAGTTTTGGCAATGAAAACGGAGATATAATGAAGGTCAGACGGTCTTTGGACGTGAATTTACGAGCAAAGTCTGCGAATGATCGTCCCAAAAGTATTCTTAAGCAATCTCCACTGCATCCAAATTCCATGAATGGCACCGACATTCATTCAACCCAGCAAAACTTTGGAAAATCCAAGTTACGGGTGTCGATAAATCTGCCCGATAACGAGATTTCTTTATTGCGGAATAGACAAATGAGCTTCGATGAGAGGGAAGGTTCTTCTTCTGCTACCGCTGCTTCGAGTAGCCCAACAAGTAGAATTCTGAGAGGGAAAACTCCATTAAGATCTACTGTGAGCTTCTCAACGAGCATGGTAAATGGTATAGATGTTGAAGGCTATAGAAGCAGTAGGAGTGTGCTCGAAGTGCTGAGAGAATTGGATGCCGATATATTGGCTCTGCAAGATGTGAAGGCAGAGGAAGAAAAGGCCATGAAACCTCTGTCTGATTTGGCTGGCGCTTTGGGAATGAACTATGTGTTTGCCGAGAGCTGGGCGCCGGAGTACGGCAACGCCATCTTGTCGAGGTGGCCGATTAGCCGGTGGAAAGTTCAGAAGATCTTTGATGATTCTGATTTCAGGtcagtattattattttctttccccATCTTCATTCAACCCATTTTGGAATTTTAATCACTCCtgttgttttttcttctctctgtttTAGTATCGATTACCCAGATTTTAAATGCACATCTGTATACTAGGAGAATCTCAGAATTATACGCAGCTTTCAATTCTTGACAAACAAAAGCGGTGCATTTAAAGCCACATCTATCTGTGTTGATTCCATAACAAAGTTGACAGGATTACTACTTTCCttagagcatccccatccggatgcctaaaatactgttttctctaaattatagggaaaattataggaaaaagctcaaaaaccccctcccatcccattccttattttagaattttgatttaGGGAActactattcatcccctaaatcattttttattaatattttatttaaataaataaaataaattcttttttcaatcaactacattttctcttatactcatatttattatacttttaaataatatttttaaaaataatttaaataattactaaaatataaaaataataattttaaaaatattattaaacccttaaaaaaaatttaaatttttatttaaaatattcactataataatagttcaaaacgtaagaaaaaatattaagtagtgaagtttgaaaatggaagtgagagaaaaaagtaataaagaaataatagaagaatattattttaatagaatagagaaaggatagggaatgagatgtagaaggttttttaaaaatgaataaaatttaggataaaattatagaaagtgtcctttttagctaaaatttagagaaaaatttagggaatcggatgtgaatgctcttagaaAAGTTACCCATTTTTCTAAACCTTTTTCTTATAGAATTATGCGAATTTTCAGGATCAGAACTTCATTTCCCCAAAGGTATGCATTTTTCAGAATTATAGGATTACAACGGTGATAAGAActtaagtttgagaagaatTATTGAAGCTGTGATTTTTCTttagataattaatttttaatgtatatataagcCTGAAACTCGGCCAAcaacttgttttattttatgtacgAACAGCTCTGCTCTGACACATTGAAGGTCTTGTCAGAATCCCAGCTGCTACAGCTGTAGTATGCAAGGATGCAAAAAGTGGAGACTATTCCtcagtttttaaattatcactAGTTTTCTTTTCAATGCTTGCCGCTTTCTAGATGATAATCTGGGTTGTTTCCAAAACTCAGCTAATTATTCAAGGTGACCTACTCTGGATTAGTAAAAGGATGGGAACCTTCTAAATACAAATGGCTAGTAATAAAGTTGCACTTCAATCCTACTTTAAACTTTCTAGTCTTGCATctcttttttattgaatatgtgagtctcactaaaaaaaatagataaatatgtaacccatataaaaaattaatggtggattaaatttttttttaaatgaactgTGTGAGACTTGCACACCCTAAAGACTATCTAGACGATGAGATGCCCTTTTTCTCGGCTACTTTCTGGCTTTAGAATCTAATTGATTTAAACAGAAAATGAAGTATCAcagcaagaaaattaaaatatggatGTTAGGTAAGATGCACATTGGTATGACTGCAATGTAGGTAGGCTctgctattaaattattaacatgATTGAGAAATACGAGGGATGCCAGTTCtcttatttctttaaaatgCAGCATTCCCTCAaggtttcaattttattaatattatttggtAAGAGCAATTT
Protein-coding sequences here:
- the LOC109010939 gene encoding uncharacterized protein LOC109010939; the encoded protein is MLKLLNGKFRRLFCRLRWPVLRRSKPKIQVKKFGKTNSKAQHDAKQEPSVNGSAAVHPNGELGGLKSEKRIRIATFNAALFSMAPAVPETEKTASFGNENGDIMKVRRSLDVNLRAKSANDRPKSILKQSPLHPNSMNGTDIHSTQQNFGKSKLRVSINLPDNEISLLRNRQMSFDEREGSSSATAASSSPTSRILRGKTPLRSTVSFSTSMVNGIDVEGYRSSRSVLEVLRELDADILALQDVKAEEEKAMKPLSDLAGALGMNYVFAESWAPEYGNAILSRWPISRWKVQKIFDDSDFRNVLKATINVPNMGEVNFNCTLLDNLDENWRMKQVNAIIQSSDEPHILAGGINSLDETDYSPERWTDIVKYHEEIGKPTPKVEVMKFLKSKQYSDAKEFAGECESVVMIAKGQSVQGTCKYGTRVDYVLGSPNSPYKFVPGSYSVFSSKGTSDHHIVKVDLVKEITSTAISAEDKNVTRKQRRQPKQKVVKIAAKSSPSLGMWKTQTLRSERY